The following DNA comes from Cucumis sativus cultivar 9930 chromosome 7, Cucumber_9930_V3, whole genome shotgun sequence.
ATTCTCGTGTAGACGATCAAATTTTTCTAGACTTAgtctcaagaaaaaaaatgaatttataaaatttataaaagaaaaaaaaaacttccttCGTATAAAAGCTATTTCTACGACTAACGttgaaaaaatgtaataatttctcacatttttaggtgatagatttcttttttacaaatcTAATATAGCTTAATTGATGAAATAATTCCATCATAACTTATTTggcttatttttttttaagggtGTTCTAGGGTGGTAATACTTTTTCATACATAAACAACTCTCCTGAACTCTTTGttaatttactaattttgtttACTTCTGTTTTTCAAATCGTCCTAAAAGAGCTTAGTActtacttcatttatttttttaaaattaactattttttagtatatgaTGTGATCGAATTGAACtctttgttaatttattaattttgttgatccTCGTAAAAGAGGTTAGTGGttacttcatttatttcttttataattaactaatttttagAATATGTTGCACATCATCCCACAGTCACATGAAAacaaagtagaaaaagaaacaatgatGTTTATTTCTCTTGATAGTCAATTATCTTGAGAAAAACTACTTTAACGAATACTTGACATGagctaaaattgatttttggaAGAATTAGTTTGCACATGGTTTTTGTTGAATTGATTAACTGTCAATTAAAAAAGGTTATcctaattcaattttgttaaattttgttgtttgataaTTTATGAAACAATTCAGATCTCCGATATTTCTTTGTGACTTAATAACATCATCCTTACTTATCTTAAAGACTTATTAAAGTGAAAGTCGCTCTCACAAGTTAACATGAGTTCATGCCTTGTCCTCACTTACATGCATCTTAGAAAAATTCTCAAGAGGTCACTTACATGCTTAGTTTTGGAGTTTCTATGATCGAGCCACCAAAAAGGAAGGTACACCTTGTTGTTATAgatattaacatttaattgttttaagtctttcttaacctTATTTTCATGACTCTGAGATCCTTCTAATTCAGATGTGGTATCGGTTCATTCATGTCCTCCTCCTAAACTCAAGGCGTTAGAGTAATGTCCAAAAAAATTAgggtaatttttttactttattatatatcttGAATAATTTATGATTATATTATGAGTGTTAGATTAATTGGAATCGAAagttaagaaatttatttggtttaatGTCTTGGATTaacaaagtatatatatatgggtatttatatttaattaaaaaatttcaaatttgattgagagaatgttattaattatataataaaactataattaattaatgagtgaaaattgataattatatattagttgTCATTTAGTTATGATTTCTCCCTTCATTGCGTAGAGAAAAGGTTTATATTTCAACCCTTCATAGTTAATACGAAGAAAAATGTGTAGGGTTTTCATAATTCTAAGAGTTACaaagcaaaatatttttccactGGCTAAATCTGGAACGCAACTTCCATTCCCAAATTTTCTTCGAACGCAAGAACTTTGacattctttaatttgagAACTACTGGTGTTTGAGCAAGTTGAGTTACAAACTAATGGTAGAGAGTGTCCTACCTTCACTTCCACATCTACaacaacatcaaataattcaaataaaaattagtttttcattGATTGGGACATGAAACTCTTTAGGAATGATCTTATgtaatttccatttctttcttatttgtaccaaaaaaaatcacttaGAAATTTGTAGTAACAGAGAAAAAATTAGCACTTCTTACCCGAGTAAACACAAACGGAAAGCACAACCATTGTAGTGAGAAAGATCTAGAAAAACTTTTGTGCATTCATCTTTTCGTAAGCCAAATCGTTTTCTTGCAATGTGATATTAGCTTTTGAATTAAACTCACTTTTATATAGTagttttgtattaaattttggttcatgAATGTTCTTAGATTCTCGATATTAAAAGCCAAAACTTTAAATTGCTTCAAAGTTGTTCAAGCGTATGGTTGGGATGTTTAgctaaattgttaatttatttttgaaggtGTTGGAAGTAGCGTTGGGTCCCTTGAATTCACAaccaatttgtgaattttttaggGTTTGGTTCGCCAATATCTTGGTATGTTAGAACTTACATTGAGGAAAGTAAGTGAGATATGTATTGTGAAAGTAATCAAGTTTCGTATTGTTATGCTTAGGATTACTTCGTGGACGTTAGTTGATTAAGGAGCTTCcctaactttgaggtaagggactttctactggactcacctaaAGTTTTGAGTTGTGTTGACTGTATGGTTACATCGAAACTTAGTAGGAATGATGGTTATGATATACACATTTGGTTGCAGACTAAATGTTTAGTGTATATCATGTTTaattggatatatatatatattcatatatttatgtatggATTGATGTGGattgttgaatgtatactgtgaATGACTGAAGTTATGCATATACATAACTTGACGTAGATTTgatgttgaatatatatggaGATTGTCTGGGATTAAACATGCAGGTGTGGATGTAGACAGGATGATATTAGTATACTGTGCtgtataaaattttggatgtgAACTGGAGAATTTGTTTTGGTTGGATGTGGATTATACTAAACTGTGGTTTGTACTGGTAAATTGAGGGGTGTTATGACCTTGTAGTTTGTTTGACTgatgaattaaaatgttatcaacGGTCTTTGGACTAAAGTGGAATAGGTTGATTGATAGAATGTTAAGTGaaagaactttatattttgaagtaacgGAGAGGTGTTATAAATGATTGCTAAATGTTTAGAATGGACTGAGGGGTAAATTGTTGacttttattgggatgtgtgccttgtaggtgtcctaCGAGATCACCAATTATTATGTatccttcgggagcattagactgatatgtgtttatgtagaacactagactgaaatgtacgtccctcggaCGTTAGACTGATACGTGTATCCTAagggatcacaagactgtgacTGTGCAGGGTATCCCAATAGAacgttaacaatttattttcccctaaCGGGACcagtagtgggtctcttactgaatatttttatactcacccttttatgtttaatttttcaagcaAAGGTAATGaaggtggcaaaccggcgaggggcaggaaggaagcgtgatcgCCGTAGGGGACACTTTAAATTCGCTTCCGCTTAGTGATTTacaatattgttttgttttcgtACTTGAGactgtttagaaaatttgaggtttaaatGCATTCAAAGACTAGAAActtattagtttaattttcttgaaagttttggttattttaaattggGCCCAAACAAAACATCCACCAACCACAagcttttcaaaaattattctGCTTCTGTAATTGCACTAAATTTTAGTGCTTTATGTTAGTATTTTGTGTTGTTTACATTTTGGCTTATCTCTAGCCTTCCTGTAATTTGGACACCTTCCTCGGTgctttattgaatataatctTGCGGATGATGAGGGCGTTAAGAGGGTGCCCACCTAGTGGAAATGCTTGAATGCGCCTACTGACCTATCACTTTCTAAAAAAACGAAATGTTTTTATGTTAAAGTAAGGACCTTAACTTAGTCTGAAAAGTTGGGTTGTTACAGTTACACACCGAttccaaaaatttaattttaactcaatcactttttctcaaattatttaacataCCATGATCTGTAAGGATTTGTTACACAAGGCAAAAAAACATAGGTTGGCTCAATCGTCCTACTAAAAgcacatttcaaaatttatctaaaataagCAAGATAACCTTTATCATTTTgactataaaataaatggcTATCCTTAGTACTCTAGTACTGATATCAATATTgtcaaaagtttaattaaagcactatttaccttttttgttttcttgttgaTCTTTCCATTATTAATAGCTTCTATGTGCATTTGTTGAcagaaaaaatattgattctaATGGCAGCCAAAAGCAAGATTTTGATTGTGGGAGGGAGTGGCTATGTTGGTAAGTTTATGGTGGAAGCAAGTGCCAAGGCTGGCCATCCAACCTATGTTCTTCTTAGACATTCTACTCTCTCCAACCATTCCAAGTCTCATATTGTCAACAATTTCAAGACCTTGGGGGTCCATTTTCTCTTTGTaagtttgttttgtgttttgcttttctttttgtcatttgCCAATGGACTTCTCCATATCTCAGACCACCATTCTTGAGTCAAATCACTCCGAAAAACTTCCATTTGTATTTTAGTCTTTAGAGTTATGTCCACTCAATTTCTAGACTAATAATTGTATAGCGTAAATATTGAACTTTcagatttttttcaaagaatatGGTGCAAAATAATTTCCAATTTTAGTCAActaaaatcataattaattttcacgAGTCAATCAATTTAGTTCTTTCATTGTGATATTTGTCTTTAGAAAATCGAAAAGAAGTgtatgaaacaaaaagaagtgtaTGAAACAATGGATGGCGTgggttttttagttttttgacCTCAAACTATTGTGCAGGGTGATTTATATGATCATGAGAGTTTAGTTAAGGCAATTAAAGAAGTGGATGTGGTGATATCAACCGTAGGGCATGATCAATTACCTGATCAATGTACACTCATCTCTGCCATCAAAGAAGTTGGCCATATTAAGgtcatacatatatatataatttgatcttttctttttcttatttctttgtttgtttatttatggTTCTTCTAATTTTGTCTCATATAGTTTTGGTTTAAACTTTACTTTACTTGTTAGAGttcaagttcaaaattaaatcaactTAGCTTTTCTAGTTTGTTGAGTTTCCAATGAATAAACACTTATCTCTGAAATTATAGTAATTGAggtgaaaataataatgtcaGAAGAACAATTGGAATAGGAAGATTTGATCGGACTTTGTGCTCATCAATGTACTTGAATGACAGTTGAGTTAAGCTCTTCTTACCAATATCATTTAccaatgaaaaacaaaaagacacAGTAGGGTTTCAATTAAGTTTATGCTAATTTGTTTTGCACATACTTGCAATATAATAtcttttagagagaaaaaaaaataattgacatgTTTTAAATGATGAGTTTTGTAGGGAAtgtaaaaaaagttagaaacgATCTGTGATGAACAATAATAGGGATTTGAATTGGAAAAAAGTGGCATGACgttaagttaaaaaaactagGGGAGGAGTAGGTAGGAAATTAACACATATATGTTTGAATGAGTAGTTGATGAAGAGGTTTTGGGCTTTGGGTGTATAGAGATTCTTCCCATCAGAATTTGGGAATGATGTGGATCGTGTACGTGGTGTTGAGCCAGCAAAATCAGCTTTTGCTGCAAAGGCTAAAGTTCGTAGAGCTTTGGAGGCTTCAAGGATTCCTTATACAATTGTTTCCTCTAATTTCTTTGATGATTGGTTTCTGTCAAGTTTGGCTCAACCTGAACCTTCTACTCCACCGTTTCCACCTAGAGATCGAGTTTTTATCATTGGAGATGGAAATCCCAAAGGTAACATTTTCTCTTTCACTATTTATTTACATGTTGGATGTGTTTCTTACGGTTAGATCAATGTTTTGAATGTTTTGATTCACCAACCATGCTTTCTTACTCataatagattgtttttctctttgttcatATATGAAAGGTAGTGTTTGTGAACTATTTTGTGTcgatttttattgtttttgttttctctttttttttgttgtggatttttgtttagaaatttGTATTATATGTTACTACAATAAATGTcttcttatttctttacttttacgtagcaatgatattttttttctataattcaAACTTCATTTCAAGTCGATGTTCCCTTCACCTATCACTAAGAtcttaactttttagtttttaaaatttggcttgattttttaaatcattggtaaaaaggtaaataacaaataaagaaatttgagagGAAAAGTCGTGCctatagattttaattttaaaaaaaaaaagaaaaaaaaaatcaaatagttattaaaCAATAcgttaattagttttgtttgttcCATGttggttttctattttattttttaagcttatttattttctcatattgTTAGCAATATTCAACAAGGAAGAAGACATTGCAACTTACACAATTAGAACTGTGGATGATCCAAGAACTTTAAACAAAATCGTTTATGTTAGACctcctaaaaatatttactcctTCAATGATCTTGTCTCTCTTTGGGAGAATAAAATTGGCAAAACCCTCCAGAAAATCTATATTCCAGAGGCTCAAGTGCTGAAGAACATTTCAggttagttttgtttttcttttgtattttatgaGCAATAATTATAGCTTTTAGAAGAAATGCTTTGATTTCTTGAGTACGTTTGAAGTCTATATGTCTATTTAGTAGTCTACATGTGcagtttaaaaatgtctttGGTCTTGGTGATATTTGTTCGCCAACACACGAGAAACtctattttctattaatatattaaaaaaccaaaccaatttatgaaaaatttaaaagaacaGACAGCTCAGTTgattcttctttaaaaaagaaagtaagaaCTAATCATAGCAAAAGTGAGAGGAACAaccataaatttcaaaaacaaaaaacatgaaaattgttatttaacaaaactAAACCGTGGTAAACAAATCGAGTCTAAATGTTTACCCTCTTGTTATTTGTTCTTGGCAGAGGCTGAATATCCCCTAAACATGAGGCTAGCACTTTATCATTCTGTATTCGTGAAGGGAGATCAAACCTATTTTGATATTGATCCATCAATTGGAGTGGAAGCCACAGCTTTATATCCAGATATTAAATATACAACTGTTGATCAATTTCTCAATAAGTTTGtttgaataacaaaaagaaaatgttttcatcttccataccatctaattaatttacttaaatAAGTGATGGAAGACTTTGGATCTTCCTTTTGTTTGTGTGTTTTGTATTATGCTAAGTGAACTTGGGTTTTATGGGCCATCTTCTCTTCCGTGAAATGTATACGTTTTTAAGTTATACTTAATTGCATTCTCGTTTAGTGTGTGTTTGGGATTGCATTTTGCagtgatttaattaaaaaataagttgatttgaaaaaaacgTTACACGGcacctaaaataaattttgaaaaaatgaatttataaaataatgtggTTTAGGATAAACACCTAAAACTACTATAACAAAACCGAACCTAATGTTAAAATTCGCGTTTTTGAtggaaaaagatgaaatttttcGGATTCGAAGAATTGATGACAGTTTTTAACTGTCATAAACCtatgacaatttttaaatgtcattaaatataaataataaaatatagttttcattcaaaattattaaaatataattttctccCTTAATTTCCCTccaacttttcattaaaaattattaaaatataaacttacttttgttttccctttcttctttatcatCGTCCTGATAGAACCCAAAAAATCGAACCTTAATTAACCTCAttcttctccatctccatGAACTTTCTTCTCAGCGACGGAGATCCACGACGACATCGAATCTAATTAACGTTTCGAAGACAACGACCCACACTCGTTTTCTCATCGACGGCGACCCACACTCGTTTTAAAGATTTCGAAGACAGGTTAGTGTTTAATACCTTTCACTTTTGTCTTTCCCTTTTATGAGTTTAATCAGTAGGTGTAAGAATTGGAACAAAACTTCACATTTTGTTTGatgtaacaatttaatttaataggGAGGAAGTT
Coding sequences within:
- the LOC101209637 gene encoding phenylcoumaran benzylic ether reductase Pyrc5 isoform X1; this encodes MAAKSKILIVGGSGYVGKFMVEASAKAGHPTYVLLRHSTLSNHSKSHIVNNFKTLGVHFLFGDLYDHESLVKAIKEVDVVISTVGHDQLPDQCTLISAIKEVGHIKRFFPSEFGNDVDRVRGVEPAKSAFAAKAKVRRALEASRIPYTIVSSNFFDDWFLSSLAQPEPSTPPFPPRDRVFIIGDGNPKAIFNKEEDIATYTIRTVDDPRTLNKIVYVRPPKNIYSFNDLVSLWENKIGKTLQKIYIPEAQVLKNISEAEYPLNMRLALYHSVFVKGDQTYFDIDPSIGVEATALYPDIKYTTVDQFLNKFV
- the LOC101209637 gene encoding phenylcoumaran benzylic ether reductase POP1 isoform X2; this encodes MAAKSKILIVGGSGYVGKFMVEASAKAGHPTYVLLRHSTLSNHSKSHIVNNFKTLGVHFLFGDLYDHESLVKAIKEVDVVISTVGHDQLPDQCTLISAIKEVGHIKRFFPSEFGNDVDRVRGVEPAKSAFAAKAKVRRALEASRIPYTIVSSNFFDDWFLSSLAQPEPSTPPFPPRDRVFIIGDGNPKAIFNKEEDIATYTIRTVDDPRTLNKIVYVRPPKNIYSFNDLVSLWENKIGKTLQKIYIPEAQVLKNISATEIHDDIESN